atcttgtTAGTGGCATGTCCATTAAATGCAGGTAAAGCTATAACATCCCCAGAAAATGAAAGAGCAGTTGATGCTTGCAGAAAGTTCAGGACTGAAAGGCCTTGCTTCAAGATCATCTTGCGAGAACTCAATCTTCGCTCTCATACTGCGGTAACTCTTTTTGACAGACTCATGAATTTTATCagtattgattttaaaattatacttagCCGAAGTTGTCCTTTTGTATGCAGTACGTGCCAGCTCAATTTGCTAGAGAGGTTCTGAAGGAAGCCCCTAGGTTTTTCAAACTTCAAGTTCCCGATGGAAGAGAATGGAATGTTAAAGCCAATCAGAGAACGTGTAAACGAATGAATTTCGGAAAAGGGTGGATTGCATTTCGAAGGGAGAATGATCTGAAGGAAAATGATGTTTGTGTTTTTGAGCTTATAAGGAAGAATGTCTTCAAAGTTTATATCTTTCGTGACAAGGAGTAACTATTTATAGCTGTTGTAACCACAAGCTAAACGTTAGCATTTGATGTGGAAAACTCTTTTCAGAACCAAAGGATAGATTTTAAGTTTATTCTGCAGGATATTGGAGAATTCTTGACAATCTTTTTTCTGTCTGTCAAATTGTACGagttaatattattgaaaCCTGGGTATCAAGTATCCAAAAATGCTGTCACATctattaatttcttgatttctttttcccaATTGTTGTTCCTTGACTTGTTGTGTATGCCAGACAAATATAAGAAAGCTGGGTTTAAAAGAGAGGTTAATAAAAATTGCTTCACCAAATAGAATTGAtgttaaaatttgtatttaaatgcAAGAATGTTATCTATTATGGGACGTCAACACATAGAACGACAAGTCGTTTATGAAGGTTATCTGAGTCCTTGTCAAATCTTGCAAGAAGTTGGAAGAAGCAAAGTTGCTTCCTTGCATTGACAACTAAACTCAATTATACTATTAAAAACCACAAAAACAGTAGAAAACCAATACACCTCAAGCAAGCAAGAAGAGCAAGGAAAAGATATCTTGAATGGCTCGTGTGGTTTCAAACCCTTTAGGACTCCATAGATTCCGGCCATATCTTCATGGCTCATATGGCTTCAAAACCTCTTTTCACTTTCAAAGTAAACCTCGTAAATTCCCAACTGTAGTAATAGCTTGCCAAACAGAACCGAAACCCACTGAAACCTCCACAACtgtacttcttcttcttctcttcctttttttttttttcaaactttaaGGCTCATTCTTTTTCAGTTTCTGGTGCTAAACattcaatctttttttatttatttcaatgcAGGATAAGGCTCTTGTTGAACCCACTTCCTCAATAAGTTATACTAAAGGTGATGTTGAGGTTTCAAGTTCGTCACCGGTTTCTGGGTTGCCTGAATTTCCAAATAAAGATGTAAATAAGCAAATAGGAGTCATTTCTGTTCTTGCTGCTGTGGGTCTTTTCTTATCTGCAAGGTTGGATTTTGGTGTTTCTTTGAAGGATCTCTCTGCTGCTGCTGTTCCTTATGAAGAGGTTTCCATTATTCTATTCCTTGTCAGAATacaattcaattgaattatatttagttaattatcaTGTTTGGGACAGTTGTAGTTGCTCGAATTTGGTTCTTCAATTTAAACGAAATATGggattttaaaagaaatgaaaaacatGCCAAAGATGACATGATTTTGCAGGATTTCAATTGAGTCGAAGTCAATTGAATTGGATTCTTTTACATAATCTATTCCAAGCCATGTCTTTCTTTGACAAAATTTACTTGGCTGATTAATTAGGCTCTCTCCAATGGGAAACCCACTGTTGTCGAGTTCTATGCTGATTGGTGTGAAGTATGTCGAGAGCTAGCTCCAGATGTTTACAAAGTCGAGCAGCAGTTCaagtaaaaatattcaatCTCTCTCTTGTTGATTTATATCAGTTGCCTTgttgattaaaaagaaaatagacaTGTTTACTTTTTTGGCCAATACTGGCCCTCTTTAATTGTTTGTTCTTAACTTTTTCTGAAGTTAGCTACCATTGTTTTGTTCAGGGATAGGGTTAATTTTGTTATGCTGAATGTTGACAACACGAAATGGGAACAAGAGCTTGATGAGTTTGGTGTTGAGGGTATTCCACATTTTGCATTCCTTGACAAAGAAGGGAACGAGGAGGGTAATGTAGTTGGTAGATTTCCCAGGCAGTACCTCCTTGAGAATGTGGATGCTCTTGCCCGTGGGAAAGCAAGTGTTCCTCATGCTCGTGTTGTTGGACAATACTCAAGTGCTGAATCCAGGAAGGTGCACCAAGTTGTTGATCCTAGAAGTCATGGATAGATGATATTTCTAGTTGAAAATAACCCGAGGGCTTTACTCCCGAATTACAGGTACAAGGTAATCTGTTccttatcaaaaagaaaaattgtaaTCTGTTTTCTACTTAATGTGCTCATGGAATGTGACTCGCTCTCTTTTATCTGTCAATTTGGTGCACCTCATTTTATCAGTTTCACCTTCATTAGAGTGGAACTCGTGAATGAAAATGAATTCTCGGAGTAATTCTTAATCTACTTGTAAATTTCTCCATTTGGTAGCGTGCTATTGCATTTGCATAATCTGAGTGGAGCATTACCGATACTAGGGACATAAACACTTGATTGCAATTTattctcataaataaataactcgTGAAATTGATTTCACTTTCAACGATGGAGTTCCTCTGAAGTTTACCTATGCATTTGCTTTGTCTTATTCTTCAATTAAAGGCTATAAATCATCCATTGaacttcacataaaatatgaCTGCTGTTGCATCATATTCATAGTTAATGTTCTGTTTTGCTGGTGAACCAAGTTAACAAGTTTCAAGCATATGTATTACTGCTATAAACTTGTAAAGATTCAGCATGGTGGAATGTAACTGGAGCCTAATCTTTATGATGTCTTACCTGCAGGTTGAAATTCAAAATCGAACTTGACTAACTGTCCTTGTTCATTGCCTAGAATCAATTGTTACCTTCTGCAAATTTATACATTTTCTACAGGTTAGATAGTTTCTTAATTGTAAAATCTCTGTCTGAAAGAACACCCATGTATTATAACATTTGAGAATTTATATACAAAGCATTAAGTGATACACATTGCTGACAAGAATTGTAAATGACTCTTGCATTCCACTTAAATGCCTCCACTCCTTCATCCATGGAAGATGTGGCTCTTTCGAAGAGCATTATTGATGAGGGATTCtttagatataatttatgGCCATTAAATGGATTCCCtcccttattttcatttgttCCCTTTTCTTCACATTTTGTATATATGCCCTTATAGATTCCAATGAAATGCTTAGGCTTCTCTTGAATTGGCCTCTAGATTCAAGTTTTGGTGGGGTTCAAGATTTTAGAAGGGAATATAAAATTCACATAATCAATCATTAGTTTCCCACTACTGGTATGCTGATTATACTGCAATTGATTGCTTATAGAAAATTGACCTACTTGGCAGGTGCATCGTGCCACAGATTATCCATTTTATACTTACAGTAGCCATCTTCATTGCATACTCTCACTATTTTGGAATCTTTTCTATGTTCAAGTCCTAGACGGGATCTCTTTGTAATTAATCTTCTTTACAGCCGAGAGCATTTTTTTTGCAACATGGATAATTGGATATTAATCTTTGTTATAAACCAGAGCATTCTTATGTTTTgttgtttattaaattatcaatcCTTACCATTCCGGAGGAGAGAATAATGTGATCATTAGAAATCAAACTGAAAAAGCTTGATCAATTATGAGCTGCAAAGGTTGCATTTTAAGTCGCAGCAGAGATGGTTCTGTAGGAAAAATCTGCTGGTGCAGAGATAATGCTCCAACAAGCACTAACAAGGTTGCAGAATTGCTAATGAAGCAAAACCCTGATAATGCAACTCCTCCTTGGAAATTTGTTAGCAGGATGAAACCTTAACAAACTAGAAGCTTGCACACATAGAAATGCACTTTTTCCGAAGTCTGCAATGTTCAATGAAGATTCTCTGTTGAGAGCTTAGAATGAACACATCACAAAGCTGACAAAAAGAATAACCATTCAAATGCAGAAGATTATCTAATCTAAAGAAGCAATTTTTAGTATCGCCAAATTCATCAACAGTTTGCATCCATGCTGAAGATATTCGGCTTGCTAATGCCATGATCAGAAATTTAGTCATCCACAAGAATTAAGATTGAACACAAGTATCTCTATCTGTATAGAACCGcaagaaaatatagaaaaagacaaaattaATCTTAGATGTGGGTTCTTCACCTACAAATCTACATTCACGCTAAAAATTTCAGTCACATTCTTGCTAAGCATACGCAGAATCTATATAGTGATGGCTTTTaaacctttcttttttcaacaTTGGGAACAAattgcaaaataaacaaatagaaAAGGTCGATAGGTCAAACTCACAagatatatagatatatatatttctgtaAGTAGTAAGGAACTGAATATTGTACGATAACTCAATAATATTCACAGAGAGTAACAAAAAGAACCAACTTTCTATTACTGAACTGCATTACCCAACAAGCTGTTTGCTGAAGGTGAGCTTTGTTCACTACACCAAGGATCTTGCACAGAAACAGGGGAACTATCCTTTATTTCCTCCAATGAAGTCAAACAATCTGCTGGTCTTTGTGGAACAAGTAATCTCCGGCTGACTACCCCTGCCTTCTTAATAGAGTGAACACCTAGTGACCTCTCACTTCCATTGTCTGGTGAAGAACAAGAGGAAGCTGCTGGCGAGGCCATGTACATGTTTGGAACCCATGCACTAAGCCTGATGTGCTCTAGCTCTTCTGCCACTTCCATCATAGTAGGCCGCATATCCCTATGAAAAGCGAGGCATCTAAATGCAAGCTCGGCCACATTATGAATGGATGACAGTGTCCAAGCATCCCTATTTGGATCAAGGTATGGATCTA
The sequence above is drawn from the Ricinus communis isolate WT05 ecotype wild-type chromosome 7, ASM1957865v1, whole genome shotgun sequence genome and encodes:
- the LOC8260575 gene encoding thioredoxin-like protein HCF164, chloroplastic → MARVVSNPLGLHRFRPYLHGSYGFKTSFHFQSKPRKFPTVVIACQTEPKPTETSTTDKALVEPTSSISYTKGDVEVSSSSPVSGLPEFPNKDVNKQIGVISVLAAVGLFLSARLDFGVSLKDLSAAAVPYEEALSNGKPTVVEFYADWCEVCRELAPDVYKVEQQFKDRVNFVMLNVDNTKWEQELDEFGVEGIPHFAFLDKEGNEEGNVVGRFPRQYLLENVDALARGKASVPHARVVGQYSSAESRKVHQVVDPRSHG